The DNA region tggctaaaatattatttaaacattttaaaaaattactataataatgattactACTGTACGTAGGTTAtatgtttcataaataaatttaaatggttcGATTTGTAAATATGTAGTAAACATgctcataataattaattgttgtttcagGTTATGGAGGTGGATACGGTGGCGGTTACGGTTATGGTTCATCTTACGGTATGCCCTATCGTAGTTCGATGTACAATTCATTTGGCGGCATGAACAGCTACGGCGGTTTGTATGGCGGCGGTTACGGTGGCATGTGCGGCGGCTACGACGACGCCGAGCGACGCTTCATCCAATATGCGGAAGAAAGTTCCCGGAACACGTTCGCCAGTGTTGAAGGTATAGTGCGGGCCTTCAACAGTATCGCCATGATGCTAGATAATACGTTCTTCGCGATGACTAGCTCGTTCAGGGCGGTGCTCAGCGTGGCGGAAAACTTCGGTCGTCTCCGTTCCATGTTTGGCCAGATTTGGTATACAGTCAACGTGTTTAggtatttgtttgtttgaaaatagtaaattcggcttttttattatttaattgtgtagTTTTTGATGAAATGAACATTCAAATCGCTGCTTTTGATGAGATATCATGCCTGCATTCAATcgcataaaaaatacacattaaaaGTTATCGCTTtcgaaatattgtttataattaagaattatttcagattatttttgtaataaaaatattttttgttttgtttcttatatagtgataatttttagaacattCCATGTGCATAATTTGtttctgtgtgtgtgtggatgatattatttatctatgatttgcaaaaatatgtacgtactttaaatactattcagtacaaatgtacaaaatattagtCCGTAATTGTTGtcattcaatttcaatataaatctatatacgacatacaaattatttacataagaaCCTACTTAGTATATTATGACAATTATGTTatgtttatatgaaataatcaaaaagaGTTAAGAAGTAAGTAACTTTTGAACCCTGACTCAATtactatgaattttttatataacaatacgtttaaaatgtaatatttgaatattaaggGTGAGGTTTGTTCCCTTACACAGGGTGTCCTAAAATTTCTGGGCCCCTACTACAAAGGTCAAAATAAATCGGTTATATCAAAATGTACACTTTGCCCTTTAGAAGAGTTCAaagtttacttaaaaaatcattttttgtacgctgtttaaaaatacgagacacaaatttaatgaaatatggcAAAACTGCATTTTAGAGGATTACCATGCTTTTAGTAATCAGAGAAAActgacttaattaattaaaaattgagagagcaaaattaaagctaaTATTAGGAATAATAATtcactaaataaattgttcaccataatttagaaatctttttacattttaaattttaagtggtTGATTCAGtaacaataattgttaatattgttgCGTTATTACGCTTGTGATAGacctatataatatttttgttttttcgaaACTATCGACTTTTATATTTGGAAGTTCTTTTatgatcaattatttttgaaagagAAGAATGTCTAAAACtatttgtttataacaaattaatataagaaatactTATAGAAAAACTATAGAgataaaactaatttcagATTCTATTTCAACGAGTTAATATTGTAGTAATGACATAATCATCGTTGATTCAATACgacattcaattatttatatgtttcaatttaatatatctcaTTGTATTCagttaactatttattaacagTAAAAAGTTCAAATTTGGTAAtggtaaaacttaaaaatattcagtataaTATGCATGATGGTAGttgtagtttaaatttaatcagtacatattttaataaatagataaatcgttgttttttcttaaaaaaaatattttcatttattgcttgtttatttttgaaagtatatttttgtatcattATAAGTAAGTACAATGTCAGCATGTTAATTGctgtattgtttatattttttcgcaaAAGTCGAgtacaaaacaaataacacatttttattgtctttttaaaatgtaataactaAATCatgtactttaaattatagatatattcaacataaattcaaaattaaaaatgtgagaaTGGTTAGCTAAATTCAgccactaaataaatattaatttcctgatttttttctcaattttcatGTATCTAAAATTTCGTTtgcagtatttattttatcggaAAAATTGAATCATCTATTTATTGAATGTGACATTTTTCCAGATTTATTAGTTGGGCGTACGCAAAACTGTGCCAAATGATGGGGCTCAAAGTGGCCAAGAGTGCGTCTTCGTTGGCCTGGAGGGAGGCAGCACAGGGGGCAGCAACTGCTCCCGCGCCACCAGGAGGATCAAGCTGGCCCACACTCGCTTTTCTCGGCATGTTGCTCGGCGCACCTTACATAATTAGCAAGTTTATTCCGAAGTATGAAGGTGAGTTCTGTAAATGCTGATTTTTCTTTAGCAAATGATtagtatgaaattttaaaaactgttcatcgtttaaatttatcactttcaacttttataatattgaaacttttccttatatttttcatgGTTATTTTGTgctaatatgaataatatttcgttAGAAAGGTCAGTCATTTATGCATACaacaatatataacatatttcgATTAAAAGATAAATGAGCTGTAGACAGCTcaaatttaatgcatttttttcacttacttttttcaaaaaggaatatttcaaattttatttttttaatgaatagcTTATtccagtttatatattttaaattctggcCTGCCAAGATcggataataaatgaaaatgtgaGTTCGCAGTTAAATCATCGAATACCcttaaattaaagtacatatataagtttttagaataatacaaCTATGGAAATTACGTCATAAAGAACATCCCATTCTTATCAAAGTacaacacatttattattcacGAGTCACgatgtttcaattaattctcaTTTATTGTAAGACAtgttaattctaatatttctaTGTTTAAGAAAAACTAAGTGATTAAAGCAATAAGTAAGGTGAAAGGCCTTATTAGAGCAGATATCAAAgctttttcatttcttatatAATCTTAATCTGTGAGGGCTTGAAATGCTTGTAATAGtataaacaaactaaaaatgtgaattactCAAATGgcgaatgtaattaaaatgttcaaaaattgcattaaatttgaaatttctacaGATGTAACTTGGTTATTTTTCTTCCAATTGAAACGACGTACCATTGAAAGCTTTACTCATCtttttaacgaaatattaTATCCATATGATTTGTTATTTACTCTGCGTGGCGCATTAAGTAAATGGGTAAAccgaaaaacacaaatttatattaactagCTGAACAGTTCAAGTgatattgaaaaaagtatGCAAAAATGACTTGTCACTGACATTTTATCTTTtagacttttaattaaaagttgtcgtgacaaaataaaatttatttagtaaaaatagtcaaaaaaatataatttttcttcttgGGATATATTAGTTCATGCCGGCGAAAGTTGAGAAAAAGTGTTGGGGCGGAATCTCAATATCAGCATTTCGAGTCTTTTGAACACATTTTCTGAGCAGTGCAGACAAACACTGTCGTCAAAAAAATGAAGTGTCTTATGTATATCGGTCCTTATCTCTTGACATTGTAATATTCTGGGTTGGTCTCATTGGTTTTTCTGATAAAATCGAGTACACAATCGATCAGATAGCCCCCAGAGCCAAACATTCCAATTGCTCTACCCTTCTCACCctgaatttacttttaaatattcgaacaacaacaacaacaatgaaGTTTTGAACATGAATTTCTACAGGGTGTTTTCCAATCTATTTGATAAATTCTAACAACATACACACTGTTGCGTAAGAATTCGATTCATCAAAGGCCAACAGAAAACgaagaatagaaaaaaataaagttttatatttggtgttgaaaaatcaatttctcgtttcatatttcagttttattacaatttatttatttattttgataaatcggCTTCTCAGGTACCAGTTAGTGTACGTATaagttatttgaataatttaatttaatttagtaaaatatatttaattttttggtctaatcaaatttagtgttaattaaattaaaccaaaaactattactatattgtaaaatttttttaatttttataacattgtcTCAtacaagtaattattaatttcagataAAAGTAATCCGGACAACTGGAAAACACCTGGCATAAGAGCTAAAGTTGTATTCGACTTCATAGCAACGAATCCCAATGAGATGACCGTTCAAACGAACGATATTATCACGCTAGCACCTACTTACATACAAGAAGAAATGAAATTGAAGAATACAGGATGGGTATTTGCGGTTTTCAATGGAAAATCCGGATTGGTTCCCTTaaattatatagttataaGTAAGAGCAAGCCAATTACCGGTATTTTAGATAATAGTGTACCTGTCCCGAGGG from Aethina tumida isolate Nest 87 chromosome 1, icAetTumi1.1, whole genome shotgun sequence includes:
- the LOC109595795 gene encoding probable peroxisomal membrane protein PEX13, yielding MTSPEKPWETANLQNSTHIIRNTNPGPSMPQLPSRSAPVLPPRPNNSSILSNGFSSPYNSYMNYSGYGGGYGGGYGYGSSYGMPYRSSMYNSFGGMNSYGGLYGGGYGGMCGGYDDAERRFIQYAEESSRNTFASVEGIVRAFNSIAMMLDNTFFAMTSSFRAVLSVAENFGRLRSMFGQIWYTVNVFRFISWAYAKLCQMMGLKVAKSASSLAWREAAQGAATAPAPPGGSSWPTLAFLGMLLGAPYIISKFIPKYEDKSNPDNWKTPGIRAKVVFDFIATNPNEMTVQTNDIITLAPTYIQEEMKLKNTGWVFAVFNGKSGLVPLNYIVISKSKPITGILDNSVPVPRAINSSNSTPKTHTKRVSFGETQIFENIDLEDYKKEVTVDDSKSSQNDNSDRSKSNETTSV